From Pseudomonas sp. B21-028, one genomic window encodes:
- a CDS encoding chemotaxis protein CheA, translating to MSFGADEEILQDFLVEAGEILEQLSEQLVELESRPDDADLLNAIFRGFHTVKGGAGFLQLNELVECCHIAENVFDILRKGERRVDSELMDVVLEALDAVNSMFNEVRDRSPITAATPELLAALSRLAEPQSADEAAPVETTVEEPVAEEPVAEESGDITDNEFEQLLDSLSAVKAEAQAQAQAPVAAAPADAGAASDEITDAEFESLLDQLHGKGQFAVDAVVPPPAPAAPKAAGDSSDITDDEFEALLDQLHGKGTFAVDALESAIASTPAPGKPAAAAAGSDLITDQEFESLLDDLHGKGKFSEVGTASVAPAAAPAAKAAPKPAAKAPEPKAETPAPAPKPAAAAAAPAPARTPAAASSAPTEKPTSEAETTVRVDTARLDEIMNMVGELVLVRNRLVRLGLNSQDEAMSKAVSNLDVVTADLQTAVMKTRMQPIKKVFGRFPRLVRDLARQLKKEINLELVGEDTDLDKNLVEALADPLVHLVRNAVDHGIESPEEREAAGKVRSGKVILAAEQEGDHILLSISDDGKGMDPEVLRAIAVKRGVMDKDAADRLSDTECYNLIFAPGFSTKTEISDVSGRGVGMDVVKTKISQLNGSINIHSVKGSGSKILIKVPLTLAIMPTLMVMLGNQAFAFPLVNVNEIFHLDLSRTNVVDGQEVVIVRDKALPLFYLKRWLVSSAAHVEQGEGHVVILSVGTQRIGFVVDQLVGQEEVVIKPLGKMLQGTPGMSGATITGDGRIALILDVPSMLKRYAARRI from the coding sequence ATGAGCTTCGGCGCCGATGAAGAGATCCTTCAGGATTTCCTGGTTGAGGCCGGCGAGATTCTAGAGCAACTGTCCGAGCAATTGGTCGAGCTGGAAAGCCGACCGGATGATGCGGATTTGCTCAATGCAATCTTTCGCGGTTTCCACACTGTAAAAGGAGGCGCCGGCTTCCTTCAGCTCAACGAGCTGGTGGAGTGCTGCCACATTGCCGAGAACGTGTTCGACATCCTGCGCAAGGGTGAGCGTCGCGTGGATTCGGAATTGATGGACGTGGTGCTCGAAGCGCTGGATGCGGTCAACAGCATGTTCAACGAGGTGCGTGACCGTTCGCCGATCACCGCCGCCACCCCTGAGTTGCTCGCCGCGCTGTCGCGCCTGGCCGAGCCGCAATCGGCTGACGAAGCCGCTCCAGTCGAGACCACGGTTGAAGAACCCGTTGCCGAGGAGCCGGTCGCCGAGGAATCGGGCGATATTACCGATAACGAATTCGAACAGCTGCTGGACTCCCTGAGTGCCGTCAAGGCCGAAGCTCAGGCCCAGGCCCAGGCTCCGGTAGCTGCCGCGCCCGCCGATGCCGGCGCGGCCAGCGATGAAATCACCGATGCGGAGTTCGAGTCACTGCTCGATCAACTGCACGGCAAGGGCCAGTTCGCCGTCGATGCGGTTGTCCCGCCACCAGCCCCTGCCGCGCCGAAAGCCGCGGGCGACAGCTCCGACATCACCGACGATGAATTCGAAGCCTTGCTCGATCAGCTGCACGGCAAGGGTACTTTTGCCGTTGACGCCCTGGAGTCGGCCATTGCCTCCACGCCTGCTCCGGGCAAGCCTGCCGCCGCAGCGGCCGGTAGCGACCTGATCACCGATCAGGAATTCGAATCGCTGCTCGACGATCTGCACGGCAAAGGCAAGTTCAGCGAAGTCGGCACGGCCTCTGTCGCGCCAGCTGCCGCACCGGCCGCCAAGGCCGCGCCAAAACCCGCCGCCAAGGCACCGGAACCCAAGGCCGAGACACCGGCCCCGGCACCCAAGCCTGCTGCAGCGGCCGCTGCGCCTGCGCCTGCCCGTACACCTGCGGCGGCGTCATCTGCGCCGACGGAAAAACCGACCAGTGAAGCCGAAACCACCGTTCGGGTCGACACTGCGCGCCTGGACGAGATCATGAACATGGTCGGCGAACTGGTGCTGGTGCGTAACCGTCTGGTACGCCTGGGCCTCAACAGCCAGGACGAAGCCATGTCCAAGGCCGTGTCGAACCTCGACGTGGTCACGGCCGATCTGCAGACCGCGGTCATGAAGACCCGGATGCAGCCGATCAAGAAAGTCTTCGGACGCTTCCCGCGCCTGGTACGTGACCTGGCTCGTCAGCTCAAGAAAGAAATCAACCTGGAACTGGTGGGTGAAGATACCGACCTCGACAAGAACCTCGTCGAGGCCCTGGCCGACCCGCTGGTCCACTTGGTGCGCAACGCGGTCGACCATGGCATCGAGTCGCCGGAAGAACGCGAAGCCGCGGGCAAGGTCCGTAGCGGCAAGGTGATCCTGGCCGCCGAGCAGGAGGGCGACCATATCCTGCTGTCGATCTCCGACGACGGCAAAGGCATGGACCCGGAAGTGTTGCGTGCCATCGCCGTCAAGCGCGGTGTGATGGACAAGGACGCTGCCGACCGCCTGAGCGATACCGAGTGCTACAACCTGATCTTCGCTCCCGGCTTCTCGACCAAAACCGAGATTTCCGACGTGTCGGGTCGTGGCGTGGGCATGGACGTGGTGAAAACCAAGATTTCCCAGCTCAACGGCTCGATCAACATCCACTCGGTCAAGGGCTCGGGCTCGAAGATCCTCATCAAGGTCCCGCTGACCCTGGCGATCATGCCGACCTTGATGGTGATGCTGGGCAACCAGGCGTTCGCTTTCCCACTGGTCAACGTCAACGAGATCTTCCACCTCGACCTGTCGCGTACCAACGTGGTGGACGGCCAGGAAGTGGTGATCGTGCGGGACAAGGCACTGCCATTGTTCTACCTCAAGCGCTGGTTGGTCAGCTCCGCGGCGCATGTGGAGCAGGGCGAGGGCCACGTGGTGATCCTTTCGGTAGGTACCCAGCGGATCGGCTTCGTTGTCGACCAGCTCGTGGGCCAGGAAGAAGTGGTCATCAAGCCATTGGGCAAAATGCTCCAGGGCACCCCGGGCATGTCCGGCGCCACCATCACCGGCGACGGCCGCATCGCGCTGATCCTCGATGTACCGAGCATGCTCAAGCGTTACGCCGCGCGGCGTATTTGA
- the fleN gene encoding flagellar synthesis regulator FleN, producing the protein MGSMHPVQVIAVTGGKGGVGKTNVSVNLSLALAELGRRVMLLDADLGLANVDVLLGLTPKRTLADVIEGRCELRDVLLQGPGGIRIVPAASGTQSMVHLTPAQHAGLIQAFSDIGDNLDVLVIDTAAGIGDSVVSFVRAAQEVLLVVCDEPTSITDAYALIKLLNRDYGMNRFRVLANMAQSPQEGRNLFAKLTKVTDRFLDVALQYVGAVPYDESVRKAVQKQRAVYEAFPRSKCALAFKAIAQKVDTWPLPANPRGHLEFFVERLVQQTAGPVL; encoded by the coding sequence ATGGGCAGCATGCATCCCGTACAGGTGATCGCGGTGACCGGCGGCAAAGGTGGCGTCGGCAAGACTAACGTGTCAGTGAACTTGTCCCTGGCTCTGGCAGAGCTTGGCCGACGGGTCATGCTGCTGGACGCCGACCTGGGCCTGGCAAACGTCGACGTGCTGCTGGGGCTCACACCCAAACGCACGCTGGCGGACGTGATCGAAGGCCGCTGCGAACTGCGCGACGTGTTGTTGCAGGGGCCGGGCGGGATTCGCATCGTGCCGGCCGCCTCCGGCACCCAGAGCATGGTTCATCTGACCCCGGCCCAGCACGCCGGCCTGATCCAGGCATTCAGCGACATCGGCGACAACCTCGATGTGCTGGTGATCGACACGGCGGCGGGCATCGGTGATTCGGTCGTCAGCTTCGTGCGCGCCGCCCAGGAAGTGCTGCTGGTGGTCTGCGACGAGCCTACCTCCATCACCGACGCCTACGCCCTGATCAAGCTATTGAACCGCGATTACGGCATGAACCGCTTCCGCGTCCTGGCCAACATGGCCCAGAGCCCGCAGGAAGGGCGCAACCTGTTCGCCAAGTTGACCAAGGTCACCGATCGCTTCCTGGACGTTGCCCTGCAGTACGTTGGCGCCGTGCCGTACGACGAAAGCGTACGCAAGGCGGTCCAGAAGCAACGTGCCGTCTATGAAGCCTTTCCCCGTTCCAAATGCGCGCTGGCGTTCAAGGCAATCGCCCAGAAGGTCGATACCTGGCCACTGCCGGCCAACCCACGCGGGCACCTGGAATTTTTCGTCGAGCGTCTCGTGCAACAAACAGCAGGGCCCGTGTTATGA
- the flhA gene encoding flagellar biosynthesis protein FlhA has protein sequence MDRSQLLSTARSNVVDLSRGNLGVPLLLMVMLAMMMLPVPPFLLDVFFTFNIALSIVVLLVCVYALRPLDFAVFPTILLVATLLRLALNVASTRVVMLHGQEGHAAAGKVIQAFGEVVIGGNYVVGIVVFAILMIINFVVVTKGAGRISEVSARFTLDAMPGKQMAIDADLNAGLIDQSQAKLRRLEVAQEAEFYGSMDGASKFVRGDAIAGLLILFINLIGGMAVGIFQHQMSFGDAGKVYALLTIGDGLVAQLPSLLLSTAAAIMVTRASGSEDMGKQISRQMFASPKALAVAAGLMAVMGLVPGMPHISFLSMAAVAAGGAYLFWKKQNVQKVQALQEVKRQQELLPSPARALETKELGWDDVTPIDMIGLEVGYRLIPLVDRNQGGQLLARIKGVRKKLSQDLGFLMPTVHIRDNLDLAPSAYRLTLMGVILAEAEIYPDRELAINPGQVYGSLNGITAKDPAFGLEAVWIEISQRAQAQSLGYTVVDASTVVATHLNQILYKHSSELIGHEEVQQLLQVLAKGSPKLAEELVPGVVSLSQLLKILQALLAEQVPVRDIRSIAEAIANNASKSQDTAAMVAAVRVGVSRAIVQSIVGTESELPVITLEPRLEQILLNSLQKAGQGSEEGVLLEPSMAEKLQRSLIEAAQRQEMQGQPVILLVAGPIRAMLSRFGRLAVPGLHVLAYQEIPDNKQVTIVATVGPNG, from the coding sequence GTGGATCGCTCTCAGTTACTCAGCACCGCGCGCAGCAACGTCGTAGACCTCAGTCGGGGCAATCTGGGCGTCCCGCTGTTGCTGATGGTCATGCTCGCCATGATGATGCTGCCGGTGCCACCGTTCCTGCTGGACGTGTTCTTCACGTTCAACATCGCCCTATCGATCGTGGTGCTGCTGGTGTGCGTATATGCCCTGCGCCCGCTGGATTTCGCCGTGTTCCCGACCATTTTGCTGGTGGCCACGCTGTTGCGCCTGGCGCTGAACGTGGCGTCTACCCGCGTGGTCATGCTCCACGGTCAGGAAGGTCATGCCGCCGCCGGTAAGGTGATCCAGGCCTTCGGTGAGGTGGTGATCGGCGGTAACTACGTGGTCGGTATCGTGGTCTTCGCCATCCTGATGATCATCAACTTCGTGGTGGTCACCAAGGGTGCCGGGCGTATTTCCGAAGTGAGCGCGCGTTTCACCCTCGACGCCATGCCCGGCAAGCAGATGGCGATCGACGCCGATCTCAACGCCGGCCTGATCGATCAGAGCCAGGCCAAGCTCCGTCGTCTGGAAGTGGCCCAGGAGGCCGAGTTCTACGGCTCCATGGACGGTGCGAGCAAGTTCGTGCGCGGTGACGCCATCGCCGGCCTGTTGATCCTGTTCATCAACCTGATCGGCGGCATGGCTGTCGGTATCTTCCAGCATCAGATGAGTTTCGGTGATGCAGGCAAGGTTTACGCCTTGCTGACCATCGGTGACGGTTTGGTGGCGCAATTGCCATCACTGTTGTTATCCACAGCGGCGGCGATCATGGTGACCCGTGCTTCGGGCTCCGAAGACATGGGCAAGCAGATCAGCCGGCAGATGTTCGCATCGCCCAAGGCCCTGGCCGTGGCCGCCGGGCTGATGGCGGTGATGGGTCTGGTCCCGGGCATGCCGCACATTTCCTTCCTGAGCATGGCGGCCGTGGCGGCAGGCGGCGCCTATCTGTTCTGGAAGAAGCAGAACGTGCAGAAAGTCCAGGCATTGCAAGAGGTCAAGCGCCAGCAGGAACTGCTGCCATCGCCGGCCCGTGCCCTGGAGACCAAGGAGCTGGGCTGGGACGATGTGACCCCGATCGACATGATCGGCCTGGAAGTCGGCTATCGCCTGATTCCACTGGTGGATCGCAACCAGGGCGGCCAACTGCTGGCGCGGATCAAGGGGGTGCGCAAGAAGCTGTCCCAGGACCTGGGCTTCCTGATGCCCACCGTGCATATCCGCGACAACCTCGACCTGGCGCCCAGCGCCTATCGCCTGACGCTGATGGGGGTGATCCTGGCCGAAGCCGAGATCTACCCGGACCGCGAACTGGCGATCAATCCAGGTCAGGTCTATGGTTCGCTCAATGGCATTACCGCCAAGGACCCGGCTTTTGGTCTGGAGGCGGTGTGGATTGAAATCAGTCAGCGGGCCCAGGCCCAGTCCCTCGGTTACACCGTGGTGGACGCCAGTACGGTAGTTGCGACGCATTTGAACCAGATTTTGTACAAACACTCCAGCGAACTGATCGGCCACGAAGAAGTCCAGCAATTGCTGCAGGTGCTGGCCAAGGGGTCGCCGAAACTGGCCGAAGAACTGGTGCCGGGCGTGGTTTCGTTGTCGCAGTTGCTCAAGATCTTGCAGGCGCTGCTGGCCGAACAGGTGCCGGTACGCGACATCCGCAGTATTGCCGAAGCCATCGCCAACAACGCTTCCAAGAGTCAAGATACCGCCGCCATGGTGGCCGCGGTGCGGGTCGGCGTATCCCGTGCAATCGTCCAAAGCATTGTAGGCACTGAGTCGGAGCTGCCTGTGATCACGCTGGAGCCAAGGTTGGAACAGATATTGCTCAATAGTCTTCAGAAGGCAGGGCAAGGCTCGGAAGAGGGTGTTCTGCTGGAGCCAAGCATGGCCGAGAAGCTGCAACGTTCGTTGATCGAGGCAGCCCAGCGGCAAGAGATGCAAGGCCAACCGGTGATCCTGCTGGTGGCGGGTCCGATTCGTGCGATGCTCTCGCGATTCGGTCGCCTCGCGGTCCCGGGGCTGCATGTGCTGGCGTACCAGGAAATACCGGACAACAAGCAAGTGACCATTGTTGCGACAGTAGGGCCCAACGGCTGA
- a CDS encoding flagellar motor protein, translated as MDVLSLIGIIMAFVAIIGGNYLEGGHLGALANGPAALIVLGGTIGAALLQSPMSAFKRAMQVLVWILFPPRVDLAGGIDRVVNWSLTARKEGLLGLEGVADAEPDNYSRKGLQLLVDGAEPEAIRSILEVDFYTQESRDIEAAKVFESMGGYAPTIGIIGAVMGLIHVMGNLADPSQLGSGIAVAFVATIYGVASANLVLLPIAAKLKSIALRQSRYREMLLEGILSIAEGENPRSIELKLQGFMD; from the coding sequence ATGGATGTCCTCAGCCTGATCGGCATCATCATGGCGTTCGTCGCCATCATTGGTGGCAACTATCTGGAAGGCGGTCATCTCGGCGCCCTGGCCAATGGCCCAGCGGCGCTGATCGTGCTCGGTGGCACCATCGGCGCCGCGCTGTTGCAATCGCCCATGAGTGCTTTCAAGCGTGCCATGCAGGTGCTGGTCTGGATTCTGTTTCCACCACGGGTCGACCTGGCCGGCGGCATCGACCGTGTCGTGAACTGGAGCCTGACTGCCCGCAAGGAAGGCCTGCTCGGCCTGGAAGGCGTGGCCGATGCCGAACCTGACAACTACTCGCGAAAAGGCCTGCAATTGCTGGTGGACGGCGCCGAGCCGGAAGCCATCCGCAGCATCCTGGAAGTGGATTTCTACACCCAGGAAAGCCGCGATATCGAAGCGGCCAAGGTTTTCGAAAGCATGGGCGGTTATGCGCCTACCATCGGCATCATCGGTGCGGTGATGGGCCTGATCCACGTGATGGGCAACCTGGCTGACCCCTCGCAATTGGGTAGCGGCATCGCCGTGGCGTTCGTGGCCACTATCTATGGCGTGGCCAGCGCCAACCTGGTGTTGTTGCCAATTGCCGCCAAACTCAAGTCTATTGCCTTGCGCCAGTCGCGTTATCGCGAAATGTTGCTGGAAGGAATCCTGTCGATCGCCGAAGGTGAAAATCCGCGCTCCATTGAATTGAAGCTCCAGGGCTTCATGGATTAA
- the flhF gene encoding flagellar biosynthesis protein FlhF: protein MQVKRFFAADMRQAMKLVRDELGAEAAIIGNRRIAGGVELTAALDYKLSALAPRVPNMELEDELRKTQSRIASAQAELSLRSSEGEAAPGTNRQLFAGQPLTAGLPLTAAEPLIEPTPVEPRRPAPAPAAPAPGVDPRALDSMRFELNSLRELMEVQLGSLAWNQLQGSRPAQANLWRRLQRIGLSGPLARDLLALINDIHEPRQAWRMLLAHLARMIATPEVEPLEEGGVIAMVGPAGMGKTTTLAKLAARYVLKYGAQSIALVSMDSFRIGAQEQLKTLGRILNVSVTHVDPGQSLAQALEPLLRKRVVLIDTAGLQASDPALRMQLESLAGRGIKSKNYLVLATTSQKQVLTAAYHSYKRCGLAGCILTKLDETASLGEVLSLAIGHDLPVAYLTDGPRIPDDLHLPRRHQLVSRAVSVQMQDEPSEEAMADMFADIYHSPTKQVG, encoded by the coding sequence ATGCAAGTGAAGCGTTTTTTCGCCGCCGATATGCGTCAGGCCATGAAACTGGTTCGTGACGAGCTGGGCGCCGAAGCAGCCATCATCGGCAACCGCCGGATCGCCGGTGGTGTCGAGTTGACGGCGGCTCTGGACTACAAGCTGTCTGCGCTGGCCCCGCGGGTTCCGAACATGGAACTTGAGGATGAGCTGCGCAAGACCCAATCGCGCATCGCCAGCGCCCAGGCCGAGTTGAGCCTGCGCAGCAGCGAAGGCGAGGCCGCGCCGGGCACCAATCGTCAATTGTTTGCCGGTCAGCCGTTGACCGCGGGCCTGCCACTGACCGCTGCCGAACCGCTGATCGAGCCGACCCCGGTTGAGCCGCGTCGTCCGGCGCCGGCGCCTGCCGCACCGGCTCCCGGTGTCGATCCGCGTGCGCTGGACTCGATGCGTTTCGAACTCAACAGCTTGCGCGAACTGATGGAAGTCCAGCTCGGCTCGCTGGCCTGGAACCAACTGCAAGGCAGCCGTCCGGCCCAGGCCAACCTGTGGCGCCGCCTGCAACGCATTGGCCTGTCCGGCCCGCTGGCCCGCGACCTGCTGGCGCTGATCAATGATATTCACGAGCCTCGCCAGGCCTGGCGCATGCTGCTGGCGCATCTGGCGCGGATGATCGCCACGCCGGAAGTCGAGCCGCTGGAAGAGGGCGGGGTGATTGCCATGGTCGGCCCGGCCGGCATGGGCAAGACCACCACCCTGGCCAAGCTCGCCGCCCGTTATGTGCTCAAGTACGGTGCCCAGAGCATTGCCCTGGTCAGCATGGACAGCTTCCGTATCGGCGCCCAGGAGCAACTCAAGACCCTGGGCCGGATTCTCAACGTGTCGGTGACCCATGTGGATCCGGGCCAATCCCTGGCCCAGGCGCTGGAGCCCCTGCTGCGCAAGCGCGTCGTACTGATCGATACCGCGGGCCTGCAAGCCAGCGATCCGGCCCTGCGCATGCAGCTTGAAAGCCTGGCCGGGCGCGGCATCAAGTCAAAAAATTATCTCGTGTTGGCAACCACCAGCCAGAAACAGGTTCTAACCGCCGCCTACCACAGCTACAAACGCTGCGGATTGGCCGGTTGCATCCTGACCAAGCTGGACGAAACGGCAAGCCTGGGCGAGGTATTGAGCCTGGCGATCGGTCACGATCTGCCGGTGGCGTACCTGACCGATGGGCCGCGGATCCCGGATGATTTGCATCTGCCGCGTCGCCACCAACTGGTCAGCCGTGCCGTGAGTGTGCAAATGCAGGACGAACCCAGCGAAGAAGCCATGGCTGACATGTTCGCTGATATCTACCACAGCCCGACCAAGCAGGTTGGCTGA
- the fliA gene encoding RNA polymerase sigma factor FliA: protein MTASGYNHLYKKSARDAQYELIERYAPLVKRIAYHLLARLPASVQVEDLIQAGMIGLLEVANKYDASKGASFETYAGIRIRGAMLDEVRKGDWAPRSVHRNTRMVSDAIRAIEAKTGRDAKDHEVAAELQLSLDDYYGILNDTLGSRLFSFDDLLQDGDHEGLHEDGASTHMEPARDLEDERFQSALADAIANLPERERLVLALYYDEELNLKEIGEVLGVSESRVSQLHSQCAARLRGRLGEWRAR from the coding sequence ATGACAGCCAGCGGTTACAACCACCTCTACAAGAAATCGGCACGGGACGCCCAATACGAGTTGATCGAGCGATACGCGCCCCTGGTCAAGCGCATCGCCTATCACTTGCTGGCGCGGTTGCCGGCCAGTGTCCAGGTCGAAGACCTGATCCAGGCAGGCATGATTGGCCTGCTCGAAGTGGCTAACAAATACGACGCGAGCAAGGGCGCCAGTTTCGAGACCTACGCCGGCATTCGCATTCGCGGCGCGATGCTCGACGAAGTCCGCAAGGGCGATTGGGCGCCCCGTTCGGTACACCGCAATACCCGCATGGTCAGTGACGCCATTCGCGCTATTGAAGCGAAAACCGGACGAGACGCTAAAGATCACGAAGTTGCGGCCGAACTCCAGTTGAGTCTCGATGATTATTACGGGATTTTGAACGATACCTTGGGCAGCCGTCTGTTCAGTTTCGACGACCTGTTGCAGGACGGCGATCATGAAGGGCTGCATGAGGATGGCGCGAGTACGCACATGGAGCCTGCGCGTGACCTGGAAGACGAACGTTTCCAGAGCGCGCTGGCCGATGCGATTGCCAATTTGCCGGAGCGTGAGCGACTGGTCTTGGCGCTGTACTACGACGAAGAGCTGAACCTCAAGGAAATCGGTGAGGTCCTGGGGGTCAGCGAATCGCGGGTCAGTCAGTTACACAGCCAGTGCGCCGCCCGTTTGCGGGGGCGTTTGGGGGAGTGGCGAGCGCGCTGA
- a CDS encoding chemotaxis response regulator CheY, whose amino-acid sequence MKILIVDDFSTMRRIIKNLLRDLGFTNTVEADDGTTAIPVLNSGSIDFLVTDWNMPGMTGIDLLRHVRADEKLKHLPVLMVTAEAKREQIIEAAQAGVNGYVVKPFTAQALKEKIEKIFERIG is encoded by the coding sequence ATGAAAATCCTCATCGTTGATGACTTTTCAACGATGCGGCGGATCATAAAAAACCTGTTGCGTGACCTTGGGTTCACCAACACGGTCGAGGCCGACGATGGCACCACTGCCATCCCGGTTCTCAACAGCGGGAGCATCGACTTTCTGGTGACTGACTGGAACATGCCTGGCATGACCGGTATCGACTTGCTGCGCCATGTGCGCGCCGATGAAAAACTCAAGCACCTGCCGGTGCTGATGGTCACCGCCGAAGCCAAGCGCGAGCAGATCATCGAAGCGGCCCAAGCCGGTGTGAACGGCTATGTGGTCAAACCCTTCACGGCCCAGGCGTTGAAAGAAAAGATCGAAAAGATCTTCGAACGCATCGGTTAA
- a CDS encoding protein phosphatase CheZ yields the protein MENNEASMGDFESTLKKHARELVDSLEKGRFGDAVQMIHELNQTRDRGLYQEVGKLTRELHSAIVNFQIDPNMPQAEEVSQITDATERLSYVVKLTEAAANRTMDLVESATPLVNGLGDEAQALSVDWGRFMRREVGAEEFRDLARRVDGFLTRSSADNRSVASNLNDILLAQDYQDLTGQVIKRVTQLVTEVESNLLKLVLMASQVDRFAGIEHDREAILAEKDPQKHLSQGEGPQIHADKREDVMSGQDDVDDLLSSLGF from the coding sequence ATGGAGAATAATGAAGCTTCAATGGGCGATTTCGAATCGACCCTGAAAAAACATGCCCGCGAACTGGTCGACAGCCTTGAAAAAGGTCGTTTCGGCGATGCTGTCCAGATGATCCACGAGCTCAATCAGACCCGGGATCGTGGCCTGTACCAGGAAGTCGGCAAGCTCACCCGTGAGTTGCACAGCGCGATCGTCAACTTCCAGATCGATCCGAACATGCCCCAGGCCGAAGAGGTCTCGCAGATCACTGACGCGACCGAGCGGCTGTCCTACGTGGTCAAGCTGACCGAGGCTGCCGCCAACCGCACCATGGACCTGGTGGAAAGTGCCACGCCGCTGGTCAATGGCCTTGGCGATGAAGCCCAGGCCTTGAGCGTCGACTGGGGCCGTTTCATGCGTCGTGAAGTCGGCGCGGAAGAGTTCCGGGACCTGGCGCGTCGGGTCGACGGTTTTCTGACACGCAGCAGCGCCGATAACCGCTCTGTCGCGAGCAACCTCAACGATATTCTGCTGGCCCAGGACTATCAGGACCTGACCGGCCAGGTGATCAAGCGCGTCACCCAATTGGTCACCGAAGTCGAAAGCAATCTGCTCAAACTGGTGTTGATGGCCAGCCAGGTCGATCGCTTTGCGGGCATCGAACACGACCGTGAAGCGATACTTGCTGAAAAAGATCCACAAAAACATCTCTCTCAGGGTGAAGGTCCGCAAATTCATGCCGATAAAAGAGAAGACGTTATGTCCGGTCAGGACGATGTGGACGATTTGCTGTCCAGCCTTGGATTTTAG
- a CDS encoding chemotaxis response regulator protein-glutamate methylesterase → MVVKVLVVDDSGFFRRRVSEILSADTTIQVVGTATNGKEAIDQALALKPDVITMDYEMPMMDGITAVRHIMQRCPTPVLMFSSLTHEGARVTLDALDAGAVDFLPKNFEDISRNPDKVRQLLCEKVHSISRSNRRVSAYTPPAPAPVAAPSPAPSSGSFNPPPVRSAPAPAPTRPTPASASSPAPKRKAYKLVAIGTSTGGPVALQRVLTQLPANFPAPIVLIQHMPAAFTKAFAERLDKLCNISVKEAEDGDILRPGLALLAPGGKQMMVDGRGAVKILPGDERLNYKPCVDITFGSAAKSYGDKVLAVVLTGMGADGREGARLLKQGGSAIWAQDEASCVIYGMPMAIVKADLADAVYGLDDIGKYLVEACL, encoded by the coding sequence ATGGTAGTTAAAGTCCTGGTGGTGGACGATTCGGGGTTCTTCCGCCGCCGCGTCTCGGAAATTCTCTCGGCGGACACGACGATTCAGGTCGTCGGTACCGCGACCAATGGCAAAGAGGCAATCGATCAGGCCCTGGCACTCAAGCCGGACGTGATCACCATGGACTATGAGATGCCAATGATGGATGGCATCACGGCGGTGCGGCATATCATGCAGCGCTGCCCGACCCCGGTATTGATGTTCTCGTCCCTGACCCACGAAGGTGCCCGTGTCACCCTCGACGCGCTGGATGCCGGGGCGGTGGATTTCCTGCCGAAGAACTTCGAGGACATCTCGCGCAACCCCGACAAGGTTCGGCAGTTGCTGTGCGAGAAGGTCCACAGCATTTCCCGCAGCAACCGCCGTGTGAGTGCCTACACACCACCGGCCCCCGCGCCCGTGGCTGCACCGAGTCCCGCGCCGTCGTCGGGCAGCTTCAATCCGCCCCCGGTACGCAGTGCCCCGGCCCCTGCGCCCACACGTCCGACTCCGGCCAGTGCGTCGTCGCCGGCACCTAAGCGCAAGGCCTACAAGCTGGTTGCCATCGGCACGTCCACGGGCGGTCCGGTGGCGCTGCAACGGGTCCTGACCCAGTTGCCGGCCAACTTCCCAGCCCCCATCGTGTTGATCCAGCACATGCCCGCGGCCTTCACCAAGGCGTTCGCCGAGCGCCTGGACAAGCTGTGCAATATCAGCGTCAAGGAAGCCGAGGACGGCGATATCCTGCGGCCGGGCCTGGCACTGCTGGCTCCGGGTGGCAAGCAGATGATGGTCGACGGTCGCGGCGCGGTGAAAATCCTGCCGGGCGACGAGCGCCTTAACTACAAGCCCTGTGTGGACATTACTTTCGGTTCCGCAGCCAAATCCTACGGTGACAAAGTTCTGGCGGTGGTGCTGACCGGTATGGGCGCCGACGGTCGCGAAGGCGCCCGTCTGCTCAAGCAGGGCGGCAGTGCTATCTGGGCCCAGGACGAAGCCAGTTGCGTGATCTATGGCATGCCGATGGCGATTGTCAAAGCGGACCTGGCCGATGCGGTGTACGGGCTGGACGACATCGGTAAATACCTGGTCGAGGCGTGTCTGTAA